The sequence ATCGAGGGAATTCTTCCGGCCTTATTGACCGCATTTGACAATGAGGGCGCAATCCACGAATCCAATCTGCGCAAACTGGTGCGATATATGGTCAACGCGGGTGCGAACGGCTTCTTCTTGTGCGGCAGCGCGGGCGAAGGCGTCTACATGACGCCACGGGAACGCAAGCGCGTCATAGAGATTGTCGCAAGCGAAGTCGCGGTGCAGGTGCCGCTCATCGCGCACGTGGGCGCCATGTCCACGGACGAGGCCGTTCAATTGGCCCGCGACGCGCGCGAGGCCGGGGCCGCGGCGGTTGCAAGCATGCCGCCGTTGGTGTTCCGGCAACCGTGGCCGATGATCATTGACCACCTCCGCGCTATTTCAGAAGCCGCCGAGTTGCCGACGTACTACTACCACATCCCGGTCATCACCAATGTTGCCGTCACCGCGGACGAAGTCGCGGAGATGGTGGACCGGATTCCGGGGCTTGCCGGTTTGAAATTCACCTCGCCCGACCTGTTTCTGCTTTGGGGCGTTCTCGAACGGCCCCGGCGGCCCATTCATGCACTCTACGGATGTGATCAGCAGTTGTTCCAGGGGTTGAT comes from Candidatus Hydrogenedentota bacterium and encodes:
- a CDS encoding dihydrodipicolinate synthase family protein; translation: IEGILPALLTAFDNEGAIHESNLRKLVRYMVNAGANGFFLCGSAGEGVYMTPRERKRVIEIVASEVAVQVPLIAHVGAMSTDEAVQLARDAREAGAAAVASMPPLVFRQPWPMIIDHLRAISEAAELPTYYYHIPVITNVAVTADEVAEMVDRIPGLAGLKFTSPDLFLLWGVLERPRRPIHALYGCDQQLFQGLITGACGGIGSTYNYQIENVANLYRAYKRGDQAEALRWQDKVNKVIEVLFRHGGNRGTEKAMMSLRGYDVGPPRRPGAPFPPERLTELRRDMETLGLL